A region from the Arachis ipaensis cultivar K30076 chromosome B01, Araip1.1, whole genome shotgun sequence genome encodes:
- the LOC107648746 gene encoding lysine histidine transporter-like 2: MGSESPTNPNSISEGNRTVYPMSPPEIDKRTAEQKAIDDWLPITSSRNAKWWYSTFHNVTAMVGAGVLSLPSAMANLGWGPGVVILILSWVITLYTLWQMVEMHEMVPGKRFDRYHELGQQAFGEKLGLWIVVPQQLICEVGVDIVYMVTGGKSLQKVHKLLCKNCKDLKTSYFIMIFV; this comes from the exons ATGGGAAGTGAGTCACCCACCAATCCAAACTCTATTAGTGAAGGGAATAGAACCGTTTATCCCATGTCACCACCGGAG ATTGATAAAAGAACGGCAGAGCAAAAGGCAATTGATGATTGGCTTCCCATCACTTCTTCCAGGAACGCCAAATGGTGGTACTCTACTTTTCACAACGTAACTGCTATGGTTGGCGCTGGTGTCCTCAGCCTTCCATCCGCCATGGCAAATCTTGGATG GGGTCCGGGTGTGGTTATCCTGATACTGTCATGGGTAATAACTTTGTATACGCTGTGGCAAATGGTTGAGATGCATGAGATGGTACCGGGAAAACGGTTCGACCGGTACCATGAGCTAGGACAGCAGGCGTTCGGCGAGAAGCTAGGGCTGTGGATCGTGGTGCCGCAACAACTGATATGTGAAGTTGGGGTGGACATCGTGTACATGGTGACTGGAGGAAAATCGTTGCAGAAGGTTCATAAACTTTTGTGCAAAAATTGCAAGGACCTCAAGACCTCTTACTTCATTATGATATTTGTATAA
- the LOC107617395 gene encoding protein SHORT-ROOT-like, with protein MDTLFRLDPPSLNSTTTSSTNSHQNYYYYYDQHQLEEEAEEECFNFFMDEEDLSSSSSKQPEQYYPYYNQLQPHYHLLSSTTTTHHDLSSTSFLPPTPPPSDFNFEFSSGTWAPNILLDTARAIADNNTTRLHQLLWMLNELSSPYGDTNQKLAAYFLQALFSRITTVGERTYRTLTLASDKTCCFESTRKTVLKFQEVSPWTTFGHVASNGAILEALDGELNLHIVDFSNTYCTQWPTLLEALATRSDDTPNLRLTTVVTTRPGDSGDAVQRVMKEIGTRMEKFARLMGVPFKFNVVCHVGDLSNLNFGDLDIKNEEALAINCVNTLHAITPVGNHRDTLISSLARLNPRIVTVVEEEADLDVGAEGQEFLTGFEECVKWFRVYMEALDESFTRTSGERLMLERAAGRAIVDLVACTAEESVERRETAVKWSQKMREGGGLNRMPFSEEVCDDVRALLRRYREGWSMAQCSDNGVFLCWKDQPVVWASAWKP; from the exons ATGGATACGCTGTTTAGGCTAGATCCACCGTCCCTAAACTCCACAACAACATCATCAACCAACTCTcatcaaaattattattattattatgaccaACACCAACTAGAGGAAGAAGCTGAAGAAGAATGCTTCAACTTTTTCATGGATGAAGAAGACctatcctcttcttcttcaaagcAACCAGAACAATATTACCCTTATTATAACCAATTACAACCCCACTACCATTTATTATCATCCACTACCACTACTCATCATGATTTATCGTCAACATCATTCTTACCACCCACTCCACCACCATCAGATTTCAACTTTGAATTCTCATCAGGCACGTGGGCACCCAACATCCTCCTCGACACCGCACGTGCCATCGCTGACAACAACACCACGCGACTGCATCAACTCCTATGGATGCTCAACGAGCTAAGCTCTCCATACGGCGACACAAACCAAAAACTCGCCGCGTATTTTCTTCAAGCCTTGTTCAGCCGCATAACCACCGTCGGCGAACGAACCTACCGAACCTTAACGTTAGCTTCGGACAAGACTTGCTGTTTCGAGTCCACCAGGAAGACGGTTCTCAAGTTCCAGGAGGTTAGTCCCTGGACCACGTTTGGACACGTGGCGTCCAATGGCGCCATCTTAGAGGCTCTCGATGGGGAGCTCAACTTGCACATTGTGGATTTCAGCAACACGTACTGCACACAGTGGCCAACGCTTCTTGAAGCCTTGGCCACTCGTAGCGACGACACCCCGAACCTCCGGTTAACCACCGTCGTCACCACCAGACCTGGTGACTCTGGCGACGCTGTTCAGAGGGTCATGAAGGAAATAG GTACAAGGATGGAGAAATTTGCGAGGCTAATGGGAGTTCCGTTCAAATTCAACGTCGTTTGCCACGTCGGCGATCTCTCCAATCTCAACTTCGGCGATTTGGACATCAAGAACGAGGAGGCCTTAGCCATCAACTGCGTGAACACGCTGCACGCGATCACACCCGTCGGGAACCACCGTGACACGTTGATATCCTCGCTGGCGAGGCTAAACCCTCGGATCGTGACGGTGGTGGAAGAAGAAGCGGATCTGGACGTTGGCGCCGAAGGCCAGGAGTTCCTTACAGGGTTCGAGGAATGCGTGaagtggtttagggtttacatgGAGGCGCTGGATGAGAGCTTTACGAGGACGAGTGGGGAGAGGCTGATGCTGGAGAGGGCGGCGGGGAGGGCGATTGTGGACCTGGTGGCGTGTACGGCGGAGGAGTCGGTGGAGCGGAGGGAGACGGCGGTGAAATGGTCACAGAAAATGAGGGAAGGTGGGGGGTTGAATAGGATGCCGTTTAGCGAGGAGGTGTGTGATGAcgtcagagcattgttgagaagGTATAGGGAAGGGTGGTCGATGGCACAGTGTTCCGATAACGGAGTATTTCTTTGTTGGAAGGACCAGCCGGTGGTGTGGGCCAGTGCATGGAAGCCGTAG